The Strix aluco isolate bStrAlu1 chromosome Z, bStrAlu1.hap1, whole genome shotgun sequence genome contains a region encoding:
- the LOC141918786 gene encoding uncharacterized protein LOC141918786 produces MVALRGAGSAIASVDIARVGAGPAGRMRRTRKGCGVTPRPPWRVWALPVRGRGQQGACAERGGGVRSDAAAAMSREGSPFGDGAGAAWGPQGGKALSSAQPPPPPLFWRRHRSGAIGGAPPTLGLPPNTSSEVGAVPAPPARPQRPLRGLRVPPPRPTAPPAPRRPRGGGRSCCRRWGSAWLPWSGGGDRDRPGATPLLGGKGALLGAASPRPRSSSRTECGALHGSVTPEIKTLETKTATCKTQPSLLLWLQAALASRLCITKHLCWGWMGTGSHRCDECWPFASPQPSTGLWCS; encoded by the exons ATGGTggccctgaggggagcggggTCCGCCATTGCGAGTGTAGACATTGCCAGGGtgggggcggggccagcggggCGCATGCGCAGGACGCGGAAGGGGTGCGGAGTGACGCCGCGGCCGCCATGGCGAGTGTGGGCCTTGCCAGTGAGGGGGCGGGGACAGCAGGGCGCATGCGCAGAACGCGGAGGAGGGGTGAGGAGCGACGCCGCGGCCGCCATGTCGCGTGAGGGCAGCCCGTTCGGGGACGGGGCCGGCGCGGCGTGGGGGCCGCAGGGCGGGAAGGCGCTTTCCTCAGCTcagccgcctccgccgccgctaTTTTGGAGGCGGCACCGGTCGGG cgCTATAGGGGGGGCCCCCCCGACTCTGGGGCTGCCCCCCAACACCAGCAGCGAGGTGGGGGCTGTGCCTGCGCCTCCTGCCCGGCCCCAGCGTCCTCTGCGGGGTCTGCGAGTGCCCCCGCCTCGCCCaacggcccccccagcccccag GAGGCCGAGGGGTGgcggcaggagctgctgcaggaggtggggCAGCGCATGGTTACCGTGGTCAGG AGGCGGGGACAGGGACCGCCCTGGGGCGACTCCTCTGCTCGGGGGGAAAGGCGCGCTCCTAGGAGCAGCCTCGCCAAGACCCCGCTCCTCTTCTCGCACGGAGTGTGGAGCCCTGCACGGGAGTGTGacacctgaaataaagactctggAGACCAAG ACAGCGACGTGCAAAACACAACCCTCGctgttgctgtggctgcaggctgccctggcCAGTCGTCTCTGCATCACCAAGCACCTTTGCTGGGGATGGATGGGTACAGGAAGCCACAGGTGTGATGAGTGCTGGCCCTTTGCAAGTCCTCAGCCATCCACGGGACTCTGGTGCTCCTAG